A portion of the Oxynema aestuarii AP17 genome contains these proteins:
- a CDS encoding glycosyltransferase, with product MHILTIHNNYQIRGGEEVSREAEERLLRERGHQVESYEDDNARLSELGAIDVATRTLWSREAYQQVKQKLQAGSYDLVHVQNFFPLISPSVYYAAQECGVPVVQTLRNYRLLCPNALFFRDGRVCEDCLGKAIPWPGVVHRCYRQNRSASATTAAMLVVHRGLQTWEKKVDRYIALTEFARQKFIEGGLSAEKIVVKPNFVAPDPGPGSGSGGYALYVGRLSVEKGLDVLLAAWERLAGKVRLKIVGDGPWGDRVAAAAAKMPEVEWLGRQPMEEVHRLMGEAMVLVFPSKWYETFGRVAVEAFAKGTPAIAANLGAIAELVEDGRTGIRFQPSDPVDLAAKVEWILNHPEPLAAMRRHARAEYLAKYTPDRNYEQLMAIYEGVRRR from the coding sequence ATGCATATTTTAACCATTCACAATAACTATCAAATTCGCGGCGGCGAGGAAGTCTCCCGGGAAGCCGAGGAACGGCTATTGCGCGAACGGGGTCATCAGGTCGAAAGTTATGAAGACGATAATGCCCGTCTGAGTGAGTTAGGGGCGATCGATGTGGCGACGCGCACCCTGTGGTCGCGAGAAGCTTACCAGCAGGTGAAACAAAAACTGCAAGCGGGATCTTACGATCTCGTCCACGTCCAGAACTTTTTTCCTTTAATCTCGCCGTCGGTCTATTACGCGGCCCAGGAATGTGGGGTTCCGGTGGTGCAGACATTGCGGAATTACCGCTTGTTATGTCCGAATGCTTTATTTTTCCGGGACGGACGGGTATGTGAGGACTGTTTGGGAAAAGCAATTCCCTGGCCCGGGGTGGTTCACCGTTGCTACCGCCAAAACCGTTCGGCGAGTGCGACGACGGCGGCGATGTTGGTGGTGCATCGGGGATTGCAAACTTGGGAGAAGAAAGTAGACCGTTATATTGCACTGACGGAGTTTGCGCGGCAAAAGTTTATTGAGGGGGGGCTTTCGGCGGAGAAGATTGTGGTTAAGCCGAATTTTGTGGCGCCGGATCCCGGTCCGGGGTCGGGGAGTGGGGGTTACGCGCTTTATGTGGGGCGTTTGTCGGTGGAGAAGGGGTTGGATGTGTTGTTGGCGGCGTGGGAACGGTTGGCGGGGAAGGTTCGGTTAAAGATTGTCGGGGATGGGCCGTGGGGCGATCGCGTGGCGGCGGCGGCGGCGAAGATGCCGGAGGTGGAATGGTTGGGGCGCCAACCGATGGAGGAGGTTCATCGTTTGATGGGGGAGGCGATGGTGTTGGTGTTTCCGTCGAAGTGGTACGAAACGTTCGGACGGGTGGCAGTGGAGGCATTTGCGAAGGGGACTCCGGCGATCGCGGCGAATTTAGGGGCGATCGCCGAATTAGTCGAGGACGGACGCACCGGGATTCGCTTTCAGCCGAGCGATCCGGTGGATTTAGCCGCTAAAGTGGAATGGATCTTGAACCATCCCGAACCATTGGCCGCAATGCGTCGCCATGCGAGAGCGGAATATCTGGCAAAATATACCCCCGATCGCAATTACGAGCAGTTAATGGCGATTTACGAGGGAGTACGTCGTCGTTAA